DNA sequence from the Nocardia sp. BMG111209 genome:
TTCGGCGTAGCGGGTCAGGGTGGCGGGGCCGATACGGCCGGCCTGGTCGTGCATGCGGTCCAGCACGTCGCCGGGACCGGAGACGAGGGCGCGTTCGACGGCGTCGGGGACCGCGCGCAGCAGGATCAGATCGCGGATGCGCTCCAGCAGGTCGCCGGCGAAGCGGCGGGGATCGTGCCCGGCCTCGACCACCCGGTCGACGGTGCCGAACAGCGCGGCCCCGTCGTCGCCGGCCAGTGCCTCGACCGCCTCGTCGATCAGGGCGATATCGGTGACGCCGAGCAGGGCCAGCGCGCGGTTGTAGGCGACGCCCTCGGGGCCCGCTCCCGCCAGCAGCTGATCGAGCACGCTGAGGCTGTCGCGCGGTGAACCGCCGCCGGCGCGGATCACCAGCGGATAGACGGCCTCCTCGACCTGTACGCCCTCCTGCTCACAGATCCGGCCGAGCAGCCCGCGCATGGTGGCCGGCGGCAGCAGCCGAAACGGGTAGTGGTGGGTGCGCGAGCGGATGGTCGGCAGCACCTTGTCGGGCTCGGTGGTGGCGAAGATGAAGATCAGGTGGGCCGGCGGCTCCTCGACGATCTTCAACAGCGCGTTGAAGCCGGCCGTGGTGACCATGTGCGCCTCGTCGACGATGAACACGCGGTACCGCGATTCGGCCGGCGCGTAGAAGGCCCGGTCGCGCAGTTCGCGGGTGTCGTCGACGCCGCCGTGACTGGCCGCGTCGAGCTCGATGACGTCGAGATTGCCGGGGCCGCCGGGCCCCAGCGCCACGCACGAGGCGCAGACCCCGCACGGCCGGGAGGTCGGACCCTCCACACAGTTGAGTGAGCGCGCGAGGATGCGCGCCGACGAGGTCTTGCCGCAGCCTCGCGGGCCGGAGAACAGGTAGGCGTGACTGATCCGCCCGGTGTCGAGCGCGGTGCTGAGCGGATCCGTGACGTGCTCCTGCCCCACGACCTCCGCGAAGGTTGCCGGTCGGTACTTCCGGTACAGAGCCACGGGGTGAGGGTACCGGCGTCCACCGACAGCGTCTCCGTCATGGCGGCACGCGCGTTCTGCGACCTTCGATCACCGGCCAAACGTGACCCATGTCACAATTATTCCGGAAACCCGTTCCGGGCACGAGAACCGACCGAGCGTTTCCGAATTCCGGCAGGACCGGACTTGATAACTTACGGTTTCCCCCGGGCTACAAAATTCGAATTCCCGAACAGCGCCGCCGGGCAAACTATTTCCCCGTTTGCACTCAACGCCACCAACATAACGATCATGTCAAGCAATTAGCCTTCTCGCAATTGACTGGCTAACGTGATCCCCGGCAACTTCGGTAGCCAAACCTTCATCAGGTTGGTGGCCCCGGTCGGTCCCTCATCCCGACCGGGGCACAACCTGGCAACTCGCCGCAGTCAGCGCGGGAGTTCTTCGATGGGACGTCACCCGAACTCCTGCCGGATCCCGGAGGAAAACCCGACCGTGCCGCCGTGTGACGACATCGCCGCCGCCTGGCTCTCACGTACCGAGTTCGCGGACGACCGGACTGCCGTCGGTCTGCTGAGCAGAGCGATCAGCCCGCGCGAGTACGCCCTCAAACGAGATTCGCTACCGGTGACGGCCGCCGCCGATCCCCGTACCTCCGCCGCCATCCTCGAACTGCTGGAGCGCGGCCAGGTACCGACCATGGCCGCGATCCGGACGCTCATCGTGCAGAACGAGATGCGCGGGGAGGCCGAACGCATCGAGCGCCTCGGCCGACGCGCGCAGCGCAGCATCGACGACGTCGGCCGGCTGCTGGCCCAGCTCACCCACGAGTACTGGGTGATGAACGACGTCGGCCCGACCCGCCGCGACATCCTGCACACCGACCCCATGTTGGAGCTGATCCGCGAATGCGTCGGTGACATCTCCCCGAACGCGGTCAAACACCTGTGGCTGATCGAGCGTGCCCAACGGGCCGGCTGGATCGCCTACAACGCGGAGCCGCGCTCACTCTGCGCGGGCCGGCGATTCCATGCCGCGAAATACGGCAACCGGGTCTCGCTGCGTCCGGTGAACACCATCGGCACACTCGTGGCGAGCTTCCTCGATCAGCATCGGACCGAGCAGGGCCGCCCGCCGCGCTGGTCGGTACTCGCTCACGACCTGCGGGACGACCGGGGTCGGCGCGTGTTCAACGACACCGCCGACGTCCGGGCACAGCAGCAGTGGCTGATCACCGCCGAGTGGCTCGCGCTGGAGGAGGATCTGCCGGTACCGGGCCCACGCGGGCGGCGCGCGCTGACCCGCAAACCGCGGCGATAAGGGCACGTCACCCGCGCGATCCGGACCCGTGTGAGCATTCGGTAACTTTCTTGCAACGCTGCCCGCGTCCGAAGGAGTTACCGTGCCCTCGTCGATCGATCCCGCCGCCACGGTCTGGCTACTGATCAGCACAGCGTTGGTGCTGCTCATGACGCCCGGCCTGGCGATCTTCTACGGCGGCATGGTCCGCTCCACCGGCGTCCTGAACATGCTCATGATGAGCTTCGTCTCCATTCCGCTGGTGACGGTGACATGGCTACTGTTCGGCTATTCGATGGCGTTCGGCCGGGACGCGGGCGGTGGAATCATCGGCAACCTCGGGCATTTCGCACTGTCCGGGATCACGCCCGCAACCGTGCGGGTCGGTGTTCCGGAATTGCTCTATGTCACCTTCGAGCTCACCTTCGCGATTCTCACCGTGGCGCTGGTCAGCGGCGCCATCGCGGACCGGGCGAAGTTCTCGGCCTGGGTGGTGTTCGTGCCGCTGTGGACGCTGCTGGTGTACGTCCCGATCGCGCACTGGGTGTGGGGACCCGACGGCTGGCTGGCCTCGTTCGGCGCGCTGGACTTCGCCGGCGGCCTGGTGGTGGAGATCGCCTCCGGCGCCTCGGCGCTGGCGCTGGCCCTGGTCCTGGGACCGCGGATCGGGTTCAAGGTGGACGCGATGCGCCCGCACAATCTGCCCTTCGTGCTGCTCGGCGCGGGACTGCTGTGGTTCGGCTGGTTCGGCTTCAACGCCGGTTCGGCACTGAAGGCCGACGGGGTCGCGGCGGCGGTATTCCTCAACACCCTGGTCGCGGGCTGTCTCGGCATGCTCGGCTGGCTCGTGGTGGAACGGGTGCGCGACGGGCATCCGACCACCTTCGGCGCCGCGTCCGGCGCGGTGGCCGGACTGGTCGCCATCACGCCGTCCTGCGGTTCGGTCGATACGCTCGGCGCGGTCGTGGTCGGCCTGGTCGCGGGCGTGGCGTGCTCGTTCGCCGTGGGCTGGAAGTTCAAGGGCGGCTACGACGATTCGCTGGACGTGGTCGGCGTGCACTTCGTCGGCGGGATCACCGGCACCCTGCTGATCGGCCTGCTGGCCAGCAAGGTGATGACCGGTGGCGCCCGCGGCCTGTTCTACGGCGGCGGACTCGCCCAGCTGGGCAAGCAGATCGTGGCCGTGCTGGTGGTGGCGTCGTGGGCGTTCGCGATCTCGTTCGCGCTCGGCAAGGTGATCGATCGCGTGCTGGGCTTCCGGATCAGCAAGGAGGACGAGGTCGCGGGCATCGACTTCGCACTGCATGCCGAGACCGCATACGCCGAGGGCGTGCACGGTCACGCGCCGCGCGGGTTGTTCGGCAACAGCCCGCGACCGCCCGGTGATCGGGATCACTGACCGGCCCGCCGTGGACCACGGTCACCCGGATAGGCTGGCACCGTCACCGTACGGCCGTTTCAGGGGGACGCCCAATGCTGACTCGCCTGGCCCGCCTCACCACTGGGCATCCGCGCACCACCTTGTTCCTCGCGCTGGTGGTGGCGCTGTTGTGCGGAGTGTTCGGGTCCTCGGTCGCCGGTGAACTCAAGGGCGGTGGTTTCGTGCCGGGCGACGCGGAATCCGCCCGCTCCGCGCGGCTGCTGGCCGATCATTTCGACGGCGCCGACCCGAATCTGGTGGTGCTGATCGGAGCGGACCAGGGAGTCGACAGTCCGGCCGCGGAGGCCGCGGCGCACGCCGTGCTCGACCGGTTACAGGCGCGGCCGGATATCGCCGGTCTGCGCTCGTACTGGACCAGCCCACCGGCGGTCCGGGCGACCCTGCGCAGCACCGACGCGAAACAGGGCCTGATCCTGGCCTATCTGACCGGCGGCGACGAGGCCTCCGAGAAAGCGGCCGGGAAGGTCGCCGACGAGCTGGACGAGTTGCCGGCCACCCGCGTCCCCGGCATACACATGCTCCAGGGCGGCTCGGCCACCATGTTCCACGAGGCGAACAGCCAGGTCACCAAGGATCTCGCGGTCGCCGAGGCGATCGCCGTGCCACTGACCCTGCTGGTCCTGGTGCTGGTGTTCGGCAGTGTGATCGCCGCGTCGCTGCCGCTCGCGATCGGGATATTCGCGATCCTGGTCACGCTGGCGATCCTGCGGGTCTGCGCGCTGCTCGCCGACGTCTCGGTGTTCGCCTTGAACATGACCACGGCGATGGGCCTGGCCCTGGCGATCGACTACAGCCTCTTCATCGTCAGCAGGTTCCGGGAGGAACTGGCCGACGGCCGGGCCCCGCGCGACGCCGCCATCCGGGCGGCGGTGACCGCGGGCCGCACGGTGTTGTTCTCCGCCCTCACGGTGGCGCTGGCGCTGGCCGTGCTCGCGGTGTTCAACCTGTTCTTCCTGCAGTCGTTCGCCTACGCCGGGGTCGCGGTGGTGGTGGCGGCGGCCGCCGCATCGATCGTAATTCTGCCCGCGGCGATGGTGCTGCTCGGCGAGCGGGTCAACGCGTGGGATCTGCGCGAGCCGGTCCGGCGGCTGTTCCGGCGCCCCGCACCGCGACCACGCCCGCTCGAGCAGACCTTCTGGTACCGCACCGTGACCGTGACCATGCGCCACGCGGTGCCGGTCTCGGTGGTGCTGATCATCGTGCTGCTGACCTTGGGCGCACCCTTTCTCGGCGTGAAATTCGGCTATCCGGACGATCGGGTGCTGCCCACCGGCGCCAGCAGCCGGGCCGTCGGCGATGTGCTGCGCCACGAGTTCCCCGCGATCAACACCGGCGGTGGCACCACCGTGCTGCTCGACGGATATTCCGGTGACGCGGGCAGTTACGCAGCCGCGCTGTCGTCCGTCCCCCAGGTATCCGCGGTGCTGTCGGATACCGGTGTGTACATCCGCGGGCATCGGATGGCCGATGCACCGGCCCGAATGGCCAACGCCACCGGTCAGTACCTGGTGGCGGCAAGCGATCTGGACCCCTTTGCTCCCGCCGGGAAGCAGCAGTTGCAGAATCTGCGCGCGGTACCCCCACCGGCGCCCGCCATGTTCGGCGGCAGCGCGGCGATCAACGCCGATTCCCTGCGCTCACTGGGCGCCCGGTTGCCGCTGGCGCTCGCGCTGATCGTGCTCGCCACCGTGGTGGTGCTGTTCCTGTTCACCGGCAGTGTGGTGCTGCCGCTGAAGACGGTGGTGCTCAATACACTGTCGCTGTCGGCGATGTTCGGGATGATGGTGTGGATCTTCCAGGAGGGACATCTGTCCCGGCTGATCGGATTCACGCCCACAGGCACGCTCGTGCCGACTATGCCGATCCTGATGTTCTGCGTGGCCTTCGGCATGTCCATGGACTACGAGGTGTTCCTGCTGTCACGGATCCGCGAGGCGTGGCTGGCCTCGCCGCGCACGCGCGACGACAACGTGCGCTCGGTGGCGATCGGCGTGGCACGCACCGGCCGCATCGTCACCGCCGCGGCGCTGCTGATGGCGATCGTGCTGGGCGCGCTGGTGTCGTCGAAGGTGTCGTTCATGCAGATGTTCGGGCTCGGCCTGACGCTGACGGTGCTCGCCGACGCCACCCTCATCCGCGGCCTGCTGGTACCGGCCTTGATGCGCTTGATGGGCACCGCGAACTGGTGGGCGCCGCGGCCACTCGCACGCCTGCACGAGCGGCTCGGCCTGCACGAGGAGGATGCGCCGGACCTCGAAAAGTCCGGCGCCGCAAGCGATTCGGAATTACTGCACGACGTGCGGTGAACCGTCAGGAGACATCGCCGGAATCGGCGTTCCAGGTATTGCACTGCTGCGAGCGGTTCGACTTGTAGCCCTGCGCCCACCAGTCGCCGTAATGCCTCGTGGTGCCGTGGTCGCGGACGTCACCGGGCCGATCGCCACGGGTGTAGCTGTCGTCGATGGTGTGCTGACCCTGCTGCGCGGTGACGGTTCCGGCCGCCTGCGAGGAGCCGACGAACATTCCGCCGAAGCATTGCGCCTCCAGCTCCAGGCGCCGGGACAGCTCGGCGCCGGCCGCGGAACTCTGCCCGGCGTTGTAGCGGTCCCGGCTCTCCTTGGCCATGATCCCGGACATCGCCTGTACGTGGTGGCCGTACTCGTGTGCGAAGACCGCCAGGTAGATGACCGCGTCGTTGCCGTACATATCGACCTGGATCTTGTCCAGCGGCATGTAGATGGTGCTGTTCGCCGAGCAGTAGAAGGCGGCGTAGTTCGGCGATCCGCCGGTGCACGGCGACGGCTGGTCGGCGGCGTGGACCGGCACCGCGATATTCGGGGTGGCGAACGACAGTCCGGCCGCGCGCAGCAGCGGCTGCCACATCCGGTCCAGGCAACCGCGCGCCGCCTCGAAGAAGGCCCGCGCCGACGCCTGATCCGAAGCCCAGCGCGGATAGTCGCACGCGATGTTCTGCAGGCCGTATTCGGGATCGGCGAAGATCGCGTTGTCGACGGTCGCCGGACGCGGCCCGGTGGGCGTGGGTGTCGTGGCGATCGCGCTCGTGGTCCGGGAGACGTAACTCGTCCGGGCGGCCGCGGTGGGCACCGGCGCGGCGGAGGTGGGGACCGCGGCGTCGGCGGTCGACGGATAGGTGAAACTCGGCGGCGGGAAGGACGGGTGCGCGGTATTCGTGCTGCTGCCACCCGCGACCGCGAACACCAGTGCGGCGGCGGCCAGCACGACCACCAGCAACACCGCGAACACCGCGATCAGTATCCCGCCGCCACCGCCGGAGCGACGCGGCGGATACGGATACCCCGACGGCGGCAGCGGCGGAAAGCCCGGCGGCCGACCGGGATACCCGCCCGACGGTGGATAGGGTTGCGGCGCACCGTAACCGGGGGCCCCGTAACCGGGGGCCCCGGGGCCGGGCGGCGGCCCGTAACCCGGTGGCGGCGGAAACCCTTGCGGTGGTGGATATCCCGGCGGGTAGCTCATCGTCGCCTCAGCTCACATCGGTTGCCGAGGCAGTGAAGGTGTTGCACTGCGCGGTCTTGTTGTCGTCGAAACCCGCGCTCCACCAATCGCCCATGTGCTGCGAGGTGCCGTGGTCGCGCATATCGCCGCCGGCGTCGCCGCGACCGTAGGCGTCCTTGCGGGTGATCGTGGTCTGCGCGGAGGTGAGCGAACCACCGCCGGAGGTCGCGGCCAGGAACATGCCGTCGAAGCAGTTGGCCTGCAACTCGATTCGACGCGAGATCTCGAGACCGCCGGAGCTGGTCACGCCCGCGTCCCGGCGCTGCTTGTTGGCCGCGGCCATGATCCCGGCCTGCGCCTGCACGTGATGGCCGTACTCGTGCGCGAAGACCGACAGGTAGACCTCCCAATGGTTCTGGAACATGTCGGTCTGCAACTGGCTGATGGGGAGGTAGATGGTCTGGTCGGCGCTGCAGTAGAAGGCGGCGAAATTGCTGCTGTTACCGGTGCACGGGGTGGTGATACCGGCCGTGGTCGCCGTGACGTTCAGCTTGGGCGGGGTGAACGGCAGTTTGTCGGCGGTGAGCACCGGGCGCCACGCCTGCTCCAGACATGATGCGGCACTGGTGAAGAACTTGCGGGCCGTCTCGACCTGGGTACCCCAGGGGGCGTAGTCGCAGTGCGCCGGACTCAGCGGCGAACCCGGGTCGGCCAGCAGCGGATTGGCGCCGGTCGCGGCGACTCCCGTGGCGCCGGAATCCTTTCCGTTGCCGGGGGCCGGCACGCCGGAGGGGTAGGTGTAGTGCGCGCCGGAGTCCGACGGAGTGGTGCTGCCGGGCTTGCTCCCGCTGATCGCGCCCCGCACCACCAGCCCCGCGACGATGAGTACGAGAACCACCAGGACCGTGCCGATTCCCCCGCCACCGCGGCGGCGCTGCGGCGGCCGGCCGGGCGGGCCGTAGGGCTGCGGCGCCCGCGCCGGATACTGCGGCGCGGCCGGGTAGGGAGAGGAATACGGCTGCTGCGGATGCGGCGGCCGCCCTTGCGGATATGATTGTGGCGCCGGGTATCCCGGCTGCCCGTACCCCTGACCTGGATGGGACGGCGTCCCGTACGGCGCCGGTCGACTGTTTGGCGGTATCGAACCGTATCCGTAGGGTGGTTGACTCACTCCCCCGTGCCCCCGTTTCTAGCAGGTACTTCCCGAGTCGGCGCTTCTACAGCCGATGACGAACCATACCAAGCTGTCTAAGATCTGGCTTCATGCTTATCTCTCGGGGGGGCGCCCTGGGCGCTCTATGGCTGGTCGCCGCGGGCTTGTTCGCCGCGGGTCCGGTTGCGCAGGCACAGGATCCGATCGACGGCGTCACCATCGCGGCGGACATCAAACTCACCGACGACGGCCTGATGCAGGTCGCGGAGAAGATACAGGTACCGCCGGGCGGGCAGTTCCACATGGTGCTGCCGCTGCGAGTCGCGTTCGGCGACAGCGGGGAACGGCGCTTCACCGTCACCGATATCGGCTCCACCGGCGCCGGCACGGCCACGGTGGACGGCGACCTGTTCACCGTCGAGGCGCGGCCCGGCGACTCCTCGTTCAACTACACCGTGCACGGCACCGTCAACGACGCACCGGGCAGCCAGGTGTTCCGCTGGACCGGCGTGCTCAACACCGACGTCGCCTCGATCACCGCCTCGGTGATCAGCCCCAGCTTCCGAATGGGTATCGCGGACTGCAAGATCGGGCCGGCCGGGCAGCAACAGCTCTGTGCCGATGTGCGAGTCGAGCCCGACGGGGTCCTGACCCTGCACAAGGACGGGCTGCGCAAGGGCGACATCATCGATCTGAGCATGCAGTTGCCACCGGGTACGGTGCCGCCGAACGCCGACATCCACGACGGGAAGGGATCGACCGCGTTCTCCTTCGGCGCACCGGTCCTGGTCGCCTTCGGCGTCCTGGTGGCCGCGCTGCTCGCCGCCGCCGGTTTCGTGTTCTGGTCCCGGCGCCAGGACGCCGCGGCGCTGGCGGCGCGGGAACCGCTGGATCCGGTGCGGCACAAGGACAATCGAGCCGAGTTCATCTCCCCCGACGGGGTGCTGCCCGGTGAGGCCGGACTGCTGCTCGACGCCTCGGCCGACGCCACCGATCTGGCCGCCACCGTGGTCGATCTGGCCGTGCGGCGCTACCTGTGGATCACCCCGATCAGCGATGCCGACTGGCGGATCAACCGGGTCAACGCCGCCGACGATCAGCTGCGGGGCTACGAGCGGGAGGTGTACCGCGCGCTGCTGCCCGACGGCACCGATTCGGTGCAGGTGTCCGAGCTGCGCGGGCGGGTGGCGGCGAATCCGGCGCGGGCCGCGCTGCGCGCCGACGCCGCCGCGAACGGCACCCTGATCGACCCCGCCCGGCGCGGCCTCGCCTTCTGGCTGGGTATCGCGCTGCTGGTGGTGGGCATCGGCGCGACCGTGGGGCTCGCCGTCGCCGGACGGCATGCCCTGGTCGGCGTGGCCGTCGCGCTCGGCGGCGTGGCGGCGCTGCTGCTGCCGCGCTATCTGCCCCGCCGCACGGCCGCGGGCCGGAAGCTGGCCGGGCAGGTGCGCGCCCTGCAACGCGGCCTCGATGCGGTGCAGGCCGGCCAGATCCCCTCGGCCGACCGGGAACTGGTGTTCTCCCGTGCCCTGCCGTTCACCATCATCGGCGGCCGCGTCGACAACTGGATCCGCGCCTTCCGCGACCTGGACCCCACCAACGACCGGAATCCGGGCCTGTACTGGTTCGGCGGCTTCGAGCGCGACCGCAACCTGCACCGCTTCGCCGGCCACTTCCCCTACTTCATCACCGCCCTCGAGGGCTTGTTCGCTTGAGTTTTCGGCCTTCGCTTCGCTTCGGCGGGTTCGTGGCCCCCTTTGTCTCGAACAACAGGGGTGAGCCATCGGCCGGGTGGGGCCGTTGACCGGGGTCAGTCCTTGCTTCGTTCGGGGGGTTCGGGGTTGGGGCGCATGCCGTTCAGGGCGATCGTCATGACGCGGTGGACGGTTGCGGAGTAGGACTGTTCCGGTAGTACGTAGACCTGGAGGGTCATCAGGCTCGCCACGTCGTCGGCGGTGACGTCGGGGCGTAGGTCGCCGTCGGCGTGTGCCTGTTCGGTGAGCGCGATGATCAGGTCCGCGATGCGGGCGCGCGGGGCGGCGAGGGTCGCGTCGTTGCGGATGTCGCCGTGCAGACCCGGTTCCAGCGCGGAGGCCATCGCGCCGAGGCGTAGTTCGGCGCATTCGCGCAGGATCCGGCACAGCGTGGGCCAGGCACCGGCCTCCTCTTGCTGGGCGGTGGTGGCCAGATCGGCCAGACCCGTCAGATAGGCGTGGGCCGCGGCGCTGATCAGCGCGGCGCGGTCCGGAAATCGGCGATACAGCGTGCCGACGCCGACACCGGCCTGATCCGCGATGGCCTTCATCGGGACGTCGACCCCGTGTTCGCGGAAGATGACCTGGGCCGCGGCCAGGATCTGATCGCGATTGCTGCGGGCGTCGGCCCGCAGTTGTTCGGCCATCGGCGCACCTCTTCGAACTCGTCTGCTTCCGCTCCGGGAAATGGTACGAGAAACATGTGGACGAAAATGTTCCGGTTAGCGTACCGTAGAGCCGTAGCGGACGAATTTCGTCCACTTGATGAGAGGAAGCCGAAATGGGCGCACGCATCCTGATCTCCGGCGCCGGTGTCGCCGGCTCGACCCTGGCCTACTGGCTGGCCCGGCACGGCCACCGGGTCACCGTCACCGAACGCGCCGCGGGGCTGCGGTCCAGCGGAAATCCCGTCGACGTGAAGGGCGCCGCGGTGGACGTGGCCGAGCGCATGGGGGTGATGCCGCAGTTGCGGGCGGCGGCCTCGCACACGAACCGGCTGGTGTTCGCCGACCGCACGGGACAGATCCGGTCGTCGGTGAGTATGCGGAGCTTCCAGAGTTCGGCCGGCGACCGCGAGGTGGAGATCTCCCGGTCCACGCTGGCCGCGACCCTGCTGGCGGCCGCCGCCGGTGAAGCCGAGATCCGCTGGGACGACACCGTCACCGCGCTCACCCCCGCCGGATCCGGGGTCGACGTCACCTTCGCCCGCGCCGAATCGGCGCATTTCGATCTGGTGGTCGGCGCCGACGGCGTCCATTCGACGGTCCGCCGGCTGGCCTTCGGCCCGGAGCCGGAGTTCACCCGCAACCTCGGCATGTACGTGGCGACGCTGCCGGTGGACCGGCCGTTCGCCGCGCCGGACGAGGTCGTCATGTACAACCTGCCGGGCGCGGCGCTGTCGGTACATCCGGGTGCGGGACAACCGGTGGCCGCCTTCATGTTCCGGCACGAACCGGTACCGGACCTGGACTATCGCGACACCGCGCGGCAGTTCGGGATGATCGCGTCGGTCTACGGCGGACGGCTGGGCGTGTTCGAGCCCTACCTCGACGCGGTCGGCGCGGCCGAGGACGTGTACTTCGACGCGGTGACGCGAGTGGTGTTGCCGCACTGGAGTTCCGGCCGGATCGCCCTGGTCGGCGACGCGGCGTCGAGCCTGTCGCTGTTCGGCGACGGTTCCACGCTCGCGATCTGCGGCGCGTACACGCTCGCCGAGGAACTCGCCGCGACGCCCGGCGATCTCACCGGGGCGCTCGCCCGCTACGAGCGGCGGCACCGCCGGCTGGTCCGGCCGCGGCAGCGCGGATTCCGCACCGCCGGAATGCTGCTGGTGCCCAAGACGCGAACCGGTATCGCGGTGCGCGACAACGCGGTTCGCGTCCTGAGCCGATGAGGACCGCGGGTCAGCGCGGGGTGCGGGTGGCGCGCCGCATCGCCGACAGCGGGTCGGCGTAGAAGACGCTCAGCGAGGTGACCGCCGCGGCGTGCTCCTGCACCCGGCCGCCGAACCGGCTGATCCGCAGATCGGCCGGCGGCAGGGTGGTGCTCTGCGCGAAAGCCCTTGCCACCCGGTCGATTCCGGGCCGGTAGCCGGTGAAGGCCTGCCCGCCCAGTACCACCCGATCCGGATTGAACATGTCGCGGATCAGAGCCGCTGCGCGACCGAGGATCTCGGCTCGCTCCAGCAGCACCTCGCGCGCCGGTTCCGACCCGGAGTCGGCCGCCCGGTACAGATCGGCGATCACCGGGCGCCGCGGCGCCTCCCGCTTCGGCACGATGCCCGCCCGTACGGCACGGCCCAGCACCGCCGCCTCACCGACGGTGGCCTCGAGGCAGCCGCGCCGGCCGCAGCGGCATTCGATATCGGAACCGGTGGGCAGGTGCGCGATGGAACCGGGACCGCTGCTCGGCGTGTGCACGCGATCGTGCAGCGTCACCGCGATACCGGCGGTCTCCCGCGCGTAGATGTAGAGGCTGCTGTCCGGATGCGTGCGCGGCTCGTCGCCGGTGGCCAGTAGCAGTTCGGCGGCGGCCATCGCCTCCACGTGCGCGGCGACCGAGACGGGCAGGTCCAGCACACTGCCGAATACCGCGCCGACCGGCGCGGCGTGCCAGTCCAGGCGCGGATGGTCCACCACACCGGCGGCCGCGTCGACC
Encoded proteins:
- a CDS encoding ROK family protein encodes the protein MTSPTLERPSNSALSATRTAPARPAVPPELRIADNPAAAVLRAATRGPIFRDTAAQATGLSIATVNRQVAALLSAGLLRERADLTASGAVGRPRVPFEVDTDSYATLGVHIGANVTRMIAADLSGRILGGLEIATPQTGQEAALTIIARSAKAFLDRLPRRRPLWSGIALAGRVDAAAGVVDHPRLDWHAAPVGAVFGSVLDLPVSVAAHVEAMAAAELLLATGDEPRTHPDSSLYIYARETAGIAVTLHDRVHTPSSGPGSIAHLPTGSDIECRCGRRGCLEATVGEAAVLGRAVRAGIVPKREAPRRPVIADLYRAADSGSEPAREVLLERAEILGRAAALIRDMFNPDRVVLGGQAFTGYRPGIDRVARAFAQSTTLPPADLRISRFGGRVQEHAAAVTSLSVFYADPLSAMRRATRTPR